A section of the Salarchaeum sp. JOR-1 genome encodes:
- a CDS encoding MATE family efflux transporter: MGVRQQIERLFKGPEEFDLTSGSIGKPLFYLSLPIVITNLFQTAYNLADTFWLGQYNTDALAAISFAFPMVFLLISVGLGVSVAGSVLVAQFTGAGEEREAEYAASQTVTFAAIISVVLGVVGYVFVDDFLSVMGASADVLPLATSYMEVISLGLLFMFGFAVFISLMRGYGDTITPMVVMFGSVVLNIVLDPFLIFGWTVVENAPVVGTLAFPELGIQGAAIATVFSRALALVVGLAIMFRGRRGVQINLRDMAPDLDYLRRLVRIGGPASIEGSGRAISMNLLLFIVAFFPDAVVAAYGVGTRVFSVIFLPAIAISRGVETMTGQNIGAGNPDRAATAADLASKVLFVVLALAGLVVFAFPEPIISAFVGADQADAAQVVAVGAEFLRYVALTFGFIGVTQAYVGSFRGAGKTLTAAVISVVILGFVRFPIAWIASGPLGETGIWVAFAVSNVLGGVLAYAWYKRGTWRDADLTEERVDAEEVVGTDD; encoded by the coding sequence ATGGGCGTCCGCCAGCAGATAGAACGCCTCTTCAAGGGCCCGGAGGAGTTCGACCTCACGTCCGGCAGCATCGGCAAACCCCTCTTCTACCTCTCGCTGCCCATCGTCATCACCAACCTCTTCCAGACCGCGTACAACCTCGCCGACACGTTCTGGCTCGGGCAGTACAACACCGACGCGCTCGCCGCGATCAGCTTCGCGTTCCCGATGGTCTTCCTCCTCATCTCCGTCGGGCTGGGCGTCTCCGTCGCCGGGAGCGTCCTCGTCGCCCAGTTCACGGGCGCGGGCGAGGAGCGCGAAGCCGAGTACGCCGCCTCCCAGACCGTCACGTTCGCCGCCATCATCTCCGTCGTGCTCGGCGTCGTCGGCTACGTCTTCGTCGACGACTTCCTCTCCGTGATGGGGGCGTCCGCCGACGTGCTCCCGCTCGCCACCAGCTACATGGAAGTCATCTCGCTCGGCCTCCTCTTCATGTTCGGGTTCGCCGTCTTCATCTCCCTCATGCGGGGGTACGGCGACACCATCACGCCGATGGTCGTCATGTTCGGGAGCGTCGTCCTCAACATCGTCCTCGACCCCTTCCTCATCTTCGGCTGGACGGTCGTCGAGAACGCCCCCGTCGTCGGCACGCTCGCGTTCCCCGAACTCGGCATCCAGGGCGCCGCCATCGCCACCGTGTTCTCCCGCGCGCTCGCGCTCGTCGTCGGCCTCGCCATCATGTTCCGCGGCCGCCGCGGCGTCCAGATCAACCTCCGCGACATGGCGCCCGACCTCGACTACCTCCGCCGGCTCGTCCGCATCGGCGGCCCCGCCTCTATCGAGGGGAGCGGGCGCGCCATCTCGATGAACCTCCTCCTGTTCATCGTCGCGTTCTTCCCCGACGCGGTCGTCGCCGCGTACGGCGTCGGCACCCGCGTGTTCTCCGTCATTTTCCTCCCCGCTATCGCCATCTCGCGCGGGGTCGAAACGATGACTGGACAGAATATCGGTGCCGGCAATCCCGACCGCGCCGCCACCGCCGCCGACCTCGCGAGCAAGGTGTTGTTCGTCGTGCTCGCGCTCGCCGGTCTCGTCGTGTTCGCGTTCCCCGAACCCATCATCTCCGCGTTCGTCGGGGCCGACCAGGCGGACGCCGCCCAGGTCGTCGCCGTCGGCGCGGAGTTCCTCCGGTACGTCGCGCTCACGTTCGGCTTCATCGGCGTGACGCAGGCGTACGTCGGGAGCTTCCGCGGCGCCGGCAAAACGCTCACCGCGGCCGTCATCTCCGTGGTGATTCTCGGGTTCGTTCGCTTCCCCATCGCGTGGATCGCGTCCGGCCCGCTCGGCGAGACCGGTATCTGGGTCGCGTTCGCCGTCTCGAACGTCCTCGGCGGCGTCCTCGCCTACGCGTGGTACAAGCGCGGCACGTGGCGGGACGCCGACCTCACCGAGGAGCGCGTCGACGCCGAGGAAGTCGTCGGGACTGACGACTAA
- a CDS encoding pyridoxamine 5'-phosphate oxidase family protein: MTDFRGVWDESAVAEFLTDTAVPLRLTTHRPDGTLWTVALWYEYDNGVFACATGADADLVRFLRGDSHVAFDVSVNDPPYRGVRGNGTVTVDPDDGKQLLRSLLERYLGGTDSALAGRLLDDDREEVRIELRPDELYSWDYSQRMK; encoded by the coding sequence ATGACCGACTTCCGCGGCGTCTGGGACGAATCGGCTGTCGCCGAGTTCCTCACGGATACGGCCGTCCCGCTCCGCCTGACGACCCACCGCCCCGACGGCACGCTCTGGACGGTCGCGCTCTGGTACGAGTACGACAACGGCGTGTTCGCGTGCGCGACCGGCGCGGACGCCGACCTCGTGCGGTTCCTCCGGGGGGACTCACACGTCGCGTTCGACGTGTCGGTGAACGACCCGCCGTATCGGGGCGTCCGCGGAAACGGCACCGTCACCGTCGACCCCGACGACGGGAAGCAACTGCTCCGCTCGCTCCTCGAACGCTACCTCGGCGGAACGGACTCCGCGCTCGCCGGGCGATTGCTGGACGACGACCGCGAGGAGGTGCGGATCGAACTCCGTCCCGACGAACTCTACAGCTGGGACTACAGCCAGCGGATGAAGTGA